Proteins encoded together in one Planctopirus ephydatiae window:
- a CDS encoding terminase large subunit domain-containing protein — translation MTSRLNSLRAWQLLISRHNPHSFRQVVRLSAADRTRQATLESWQRADFAALDPAWRQLAFGSRPSLSQAESTTSATSHILRRAYLERPRGHSKTTDIALSCAWILAFAQEPVTGIAAAADREQAQLLLQAIARLVRLNPHLLGHLQVQQERVIHTHTRSRLDVISSDVASSWGLLPDFVICDELCHWTKPDLWHSLVSSAAKKPHTLLAVMSNAGVGRTWQWQVREAARTSSEWYFSSLHGPQASWITSETLAEQERLLPATVFARLWLNQWQQAEGDFVTLDEARACIDPTLARKEHGSPGIHYVAAIDYAEKHDWTVAIILHAEGDRLIVDRMDVAIPQPGRPTPVAWVDNWLTWAASAFDDIEFVLDEYQLLSVIQHRSAELSLERFSFAGGAGNHALAMLLRQLIIERRVLWYPGCGSPQFDQLDFSHGPTPAEALINPETTTQPGEENDLAQELATLILRQSPSGRLRFDHRNEAGFHDDRAFALAAACLKLTKTPISPSYFDLTPPTTDGAFAW, via the coding sequence TTGACTTCCCGCCTGAACTCACTGCGCGCCTGGCAACTCCTGATCTCGAGGCATAATCCTCACAGCTTCCGGCAGGTGGTCCGTCTCTCTGCCGCCGATCGAACGAGGCAGGCCACACTCGAATCGTGGCAACGGGCCGATTTCGCAGCTCTCGACCCCGCCTGGCGTCAACTGGCATTCGGTTCTCGTCCATCGTTATCACAGGCCGAATCGACCACTTCTGCCACTTCCCACATTCTCCGCAGGGCCTATCTCGAGCGACCTCGTGGCCACTCGAAAACCACCGATATCGCCCTCTCCTGTGCCTGGATTCTCGCCTTCGCTCAGGAACCTGTCACTGGCATTGCTGCGGCTGCCGATCGTGAACAGGCCCAGTTACTCCTGCAGGCGATTGCGCGACTCGTGCGGCTCAATCCCCACCTGCTCGGCCATTTGCAGGTGCAGCAGGAACGGGTGATCCATACGCACACGCGCAGCCGGCTCGATGTCATTTCTTCCGATGTCGCCAGTTCCTGGGGCCTGCTCCCCGATTTCGTCATTTGCGATGAACTCTGCCACTGGACAAAGCCCGACCTGTGGCATTCGCTCGTCTCGTCCGCCGCCAAGAAGCCGCACACCTTGCTCGCTGTGATGAGTAATGCCGGTGTGGGCCGTACCTGGCAATGGCAGGTTCGCGAGGCTGCCCGCACTTCTTCGGAGTGGTACTTCTCGTCACTCCATGGCCCTCAGGCAAGCTGGATTACTTCCGAAACACTGGCCGAGCAGGAGCGTTTGCTCCCCGCGACCGTCTTTGCCCGCTTGTGGCTCAATCAGTGGCAGCAAGCGGAAGGCGACTTCGTCACTCTGGACGAAGCCCGGGCCTGTATCGATCCCACACTCGCGCGGAAAGAGCATGGTTCACCCGGCATTCATTATGTGGCGGCCATCGATTATGCCGAGAAGCACGACTGGACAGTCGCCATCATTCTGCATGCCGAGGGAGATCGCCTGATCGTCGATCGCATGGATGTCGCCATTCCACAGCCCGGGCGGCCCACTCCCGTCGCGTGGGTCGATAACTGGCTGACCTGGGCAGCGAGTGCCTTTGACGATATTGAGTTCGTGCTCGATGAGTATCAGTTATTGTCCGTCATCCAGCATCGCTCGGCAGAACTCTCACTCGAACGCTTTTCGTTTGCTGGCGGAGCCGGGAATCACGCCCTGGCAATGTTATTAAGGCAACTGATTATCGAACGCCGCGTGCTGTGGTACCCCGGTTGCGGCTCGCCGCAATTTGATCAACTCGATTTTTCCCATGGCCCCACTCCTGCAGAAGCGCTGATCAATCCCGAGACGACGACGCAGCCGGGAGAAGAGAACGATCTGGCTCAGGAACTGGCGACTCTGATTCTGCGTCAATCGCCTTCGGGCCGGTTGCGTTTTGACCATCGGAATGAAGCCGGCTTCCACGACGACCGCGCCTTCGCCCTCGCCGCCGCCTGTTTGAAACTGACAAAAACACCCATTTCCCCCTCCTACTTCGACCTCACCCCACCGACAACCGACGGTGCATTCGCCTGGTGA
- a CDS encoding NERD domain-containing protein, translating into MSHLRGWFGEICTRLGLWLRLPSRTYRQFHNVVVPTSNGTTQIDHLIVSTYGLFVIETKNMNGWIYGNEQDSQWTQKFPRASHRFQNPLKQNYRHLCCLEEHLRLPRTRMHSIIFFIGDAELKTPMPGNVLTHGLSSYIRRHREPLPSDQDVERIIAAIQELKRDRTLNHATHMASLADRHSSTTRCPKCGSDLIERQSKKGDHPGSTFLGCKSYPRCRFTRQLSQGL; encoded by the coding sequence ATGAGCCATCTCCGAGGTTGGTTTGGCGAAATCTGCACGCGGCTGGGCCTGTGGCTCAGGCTCCCTTCCCGAACCTACCGCCAGTTCCACAACGTCGTCGTCCCCACTTCCAACGGCACCACCCAGATCGACCACCTGATCGTCTCGACTTACGGCCTCTTCGTCATCGAAACCAAGAACATGAATGGCTGGATCTATGGCAACGAGCAAGACAGCCAGTGGACGCAGAAGTTTCCCAGAGCGTCCCATCGCTTCCAGAACCCGCTCAAGCAGAACTATCGGCATCTCTGCTGCCTCGAAGAACACCTGCGCCTGCCTAGAACCCGCATGCACTCGATCATCTTCTTCATCGGCGACGCGGAACTGAAGACCCCCATGCCCGGCAACGTCCTAACTCACGGCTTGTCGAGCTATATCCGCCGGCATCGCGAACCTTTGCCCTCCGATCAGGACGTGGAGCGGATCATCGCTGCCATCCAGGAGCTGAAACGCGACCGCACTCTCAACCACGCTACCCACATGGCCTCGCTCGCCGACCGCCACTCCTCAACCACCCGCTGCCCCAAATGCGGCAGCGACCTCATCGAGCGGCAATCCAAAAAAGGCGACCATCCCGGCAGCACCTTCCTTGGCTGCAAATCCTACCCCCGCTGCCGCTTCACCAGACAACTCTCTCAAGGGCTGTAA
- the ahcY gene encoding adenosylhomocysteinase translates to MATATLHEQAKTDKLPYWVKDISLAELGRREIELAEVEMPGLMALREKYGNTKPLAGARIAGCLHMTVQTAVLIETLTALGAEVTWSSCNIFSTQDTAAAAIAAAGIPVYAKKGMTNEEFDWCIEQTLFFPDGQPLNLILDDGGDLTNMVHDKYPELLSGIKGLSEETTTGVHRLYQRMEQGKLGVPAINVNDSCTKSKFDNLYGCRESLADGIKRATDVMVAGKVVVICGYGDVGKGSAASMKGLGARVIVTEIDPICALQATMEGYQVTTLEEVAPCADIFVTTTGCRDIIRAEHLDVMKNNAIVCNIGHFDLEIEIAYLNNRKDIKKTRIKSDQDEGGPVDRYAYPDGRGIIVLAEGRLVNLGCANGHPSFVMSNSFTNQVMAQLALWQDTDRFELGVHRLPKELDEEVARLHLEKLGVKLTKLTKTQAEYLGIPVEGPYKPEHYRY, encoded by the coding sequence ATGGCGACAGCCACACTTCACGAGCAGGCCAAAACAGACAAGCTGCCCTACTGGGTCAAGGATATTTCTTTGGCCGAACTGGGCCGCAGGGAAATCGAACTGGCCGAAGTCGAAATGCCAGGCCTGATGGCACTTCGCGAAAAGTACGGCAACACCAAACCACTGGCCGGGGCCCGCATTGCCGGCTGCCTGCACATGACTGTTCAAACAGCCGTACTGATCGAAACGTTGACAGCCCTGGGTGCCGAAGTCACCTGGTCGAGCTGCAACATTTTCAGTACGCAAGATACTGCCGCTGCGGCGATTGCTGCCGCTGGTATTCCTGTGTACGCCAAGAAGGGGATGACCAACGAAGAGTTCGACTGGTGTATCGAACAGACCCTTTTCTTCCCGGATGGTCAGCCGCTGAACCTCATTCTCGATGACGGTGGCGACCTCACCAACATGGTTCATGACAAGTACCCCGAGCTGCTGAGCGGCATTAAGGGTCTTTCCGAAGAAACAACCACTGGCGTGCATCGGCTTTATCAGCGGATGGAGCAGGGTAAGCTGGGTGTTCCCGCGATCAACGTGAACGACAGCTGCACCAAGAGCAAGTTCGATAACCTCTACGGCTGCCGGGAATCGCTGGCCGACGGCATCAAGCGTGCGACCGATGTGATGGTTGCTGGCAAAGTCGTCGTCATCTGTGGTTATGGCGATGTGGGTAAGGGTTCTGCGGCTTCGATGAAGGGCCTGGGAGCTCGCGTCATCGTCACAGAAATCGACCCCATCTGTGCTCTGCAGGCCACAATGGAAGGCTATCAGGTCACGACGCTCGAAGAAGTCGCTCCTTGTGCTGACATCTTCGTGACGACGACAGGTTGCCGGGACATTATCCGGGCTGAGCATCTCGATGTGATGAAGAACAACGCGATTGTCTGCAACATTGGCCACTTCGATCTCGAAATCGAAATTGCCTATCTGAACAACCGCAAGGATATCAAGAAGACGCGGATCAAGAGCGATCAGGATGAAGGCGGCCCTGTGGATCGCTATGCGTATCCGGATGGCCGAGGCATTATCGTCTTGGCCGAAGGTCGTCTGGTGAACCTGGGCTGTGCCAATGGTCACCCCAGCTTCGTGATGTCGAACAGCTTCACCAACCAGGTGATGGCTCAGTTGGCCCTCTGGCAGGACACCGACCGGTTCGAACTGGGCGTGCACCGCCTGCCGAAGGAACTGGACGAAGAAGTTGCTCGCCTCCACTTGGAAAAGCTCGGCGTCAAGCTGACCAAGCTGACCAAAACCCAAGCCGAATACCTCGGCATCCCCGTCGAAGGGCCGTATAAGCCGGAGCATTACCGGTATTAA
- a CDS encoding CinA family nicotinamide mononucleotide deamidase-related protein, translated as MYAEILAVGSELTTGAKLDTNSQWLSLALADLGISVLFHTTVADELDWMVAALKIASERVDVIIITGGLGPTLDDLTREAAARCVDVPLVVDEHSLAQIKAMFARRKRDMPERNVIQAQFPQGAEPIPNARGTAPGFWMEIPRNGRPPCRVAALPGVPSEMKPMFKEQVVPRLETGSNMIRRARINCFGVGESAAEQLLGDLTARGRDPEVGITVHEATITLRIVAKGTSTHECEQKISSTREIILNRMGTLVFGEEDEELEHAVIRLLGQQRKTLSTAESGTGGLLAHRLTSVPGFDSSYGGGYVVPTTAARLSMLEIDPRVMQHYGAISPQTAMALASACRRRFTSDFALAVTEWPSFKAEDSSQVVPASYIALATKKDLIFEEVTHFGDPAIAKSRTAKAALNMLRLRLLGVR; from the coding sequence ATGTACGCAGAAATTTTGGCGGTCGGGTCTGAGCTGACAACGGGTGCCAAGCTCGACACCAACAGCCAGTGGCTGAGCCTGGCGCTGGCCGATCTGGGCATCTCGGTTTTGTTTCATACGACCGTCGCCGACGAACTCGACTGGATGGTCGCAGCACTCAAAATCGCCTCCGAGCGGGTCGATGTGATCATCATCACAGGTGGCCTGGGGCCCACTCTCGATGATCTGACTCGTGAAGCCGCCGCACGATGTGTCGATGTGCCGCTGGTGGTCGATGAGCATTCACTCGCACAAATCAAAGCCATGTTCGCCAGGCGCAAGCGAGACATGCCCGAGCGGAATGTGATTCAGGCCCAGTTTCCTCAAGGAGCCGAACCCATTCCTAACGCCCGCGGCACAGCCCCCGGCTTCTGGATGGAAATCCCCCGCAACGGCCGCCCACCTTGCCGGGTCGCCGCCTTACCAGGCGTTCCCAGTGAAATGAAACCGATGTTCAAAGAGCAGGTGGTCCCCCGGCTGGAGACCGGCTCGAACATGATTCGCCGGGCGCGAATCAACTGCTTCGGCGTGGGGGAATCTGCCGCCGAACAGCTTCTGGGAGATCTGACAGCGCGCGGCCGCGATCCTGAAGTCGGCATCACCGTGCATGAAGCGACCATTACCCTGCGCATCGTCGCCAAAGGCACCAGCACTCACGAATGCGAACAGAAAATCAGTTCGACCCGTGAAATCATCCTCAACCGAATGGGGACACTCGTCTTCGGCGAAGAGGATGAAGAGCTGGAACATGCAGTCATTCGATTGCTGGGCCAGCAGCGTAAGACACTCTCGACGGCAGAATCCGGGACTGGCGGTCTACTGGCACATCGATTAACGAGCGTCCCCGGGTTCGATTCCAGCTATGGCGGCGGTTATGTCGTTCCCACCACAGCCGCCCGACTGTCAATGCTCGAAATCGACCCCCGCGTCATGCAGCACTACGGGGCGATCAGCCCGCAAACCGCCATGGCGCTGGCCAGTGCCTGCCGCCGCCGGTTCACTTCGGACTTCGCACTGGCAGTAACGGAATGGCCCAGCTTCAAAGCCGAAGACTCTTCGCAGGTCGTCCCCGCGTCTTACATTGCTCTCGCGACGAAGAAAGACCTGATCTTCGAAGAAGTCACGCACTTCGGAGACCCGGCCATTGCCAAAAGCCGCACAGCCAAAGCCGCCCTCAACATGCTCCGACTCCGCCTACTCGGCGTGCGATAA
- the tadA gene encoding tRNA adenosine(34) deaminase TadA: MTQQLSDMFDHVLQPHDRWMRQALDLAQQAFAEEEVPIGAVIVKDEQIIGAAWNQREQLKDPTAHAEIVAITQAAEAIGDWRLEDCTLYVTLEPCPMCAGAIVQARIPRVVYGITDPKAGACHTLYQITDDARLNHRCAVLGGVLAQECKEILQEFFRLQRSRGKK; this comes from the coding sequence ATGACCCAACAGCTTTCCGACATGTTCGATCACGTTCTGCAGCCTCATGATCGATGGATGCGGCAGGCGCTCGATCTCGCTCAACAGGCCTTTGCCGAAGAAGAAGTGCCGATTGGTGCAGTGATTGTCAAAGACGAGCAGATCATTGGAGCGGCATGGAATCAGCGTGAGCAGCTCAAAGATCCGACGGCCCATGCCGAGATTGTCGCCATTACGCAGGCTGCTGAAGCGATTGGCGACTGGCGGCTGGAAGATTGCACGCTCTATGTCACATTAGAACCTTGCCCGATGTGTGCCGGTGCGATTGTGCAGGCCCGCATTCCGCGCGTGGTGTATGGGATCACTGACCCGAAGGCGGGAGCTTGCCATACCCTCTATCAGATCACCGACGACGCCCGGCTCAATCATCGCTGTGCAGTCCTGGGTGGTGTGCTGGCCCAGGAATGCAAAGAGATTCTGCAGGAGTTCTTTCGCCTGCAAAGATCCCGCGGAAAAAAGTGA
- a CDS encoding Do family serine endopeptidase, with protein MSFLSRFGGSLATLSAGAIVAVASMQYAEHTQAVAVPRVLTPGEFSLAFREVASQSLPAIVSIRTLSKGNAANVGSLPGGDDMPLPEFFKNDPRFRDMLKAPRQQRAPMQRGMGSGFVIDASGIIMTNNHVVDGADEVIVTLQNGKEYVAKDIKTDPRTDVAILRIEGAKDLVALPLGDSDSAQPGDWVMAIGSPFGLDTSVTAGIVSGKGRGMGITEREDFIQTDAAVNPGNSGGPLINLRGEVIGINTAISSRSGGYDGVSFSIPINMAQWVSKQLVASGQVKRAYLGTSIAPVAESIALKLGANAGEGVVIQMVRPDSPAAKAGLEPGDVVISVNGVKVNDPRSLQSAVERLDIGKSYPIVAKRQGKDLNLSVVAEEMPSDFSRSQLAQSGKPKSQSLDNLGMSIDRLTPSIARQLGVTGEGVVVTEVAGDSAAEAAGVKVGDVIEKIGDKVVAQPEDVKAALANVDLKEGVILHLRNAEGKRFVILKSVDE; from the coding sequence ATGAGTTTTCTCTCTCGATTTGGCGGCAGTCTGGCCACACTTTCCGCTGGAGCAATTGTCGCGGTGGCCTCGATGCAATACGCAGAACATACCCAGGCTGTAGCGGTTCCCCGCGTCCTCACGCCGGGCGAATTCTCGCTGGCGTTTCGTGAAGTCGCTTCGCAAAGCCTGCCAGCGATTGTCTCGATTCGGACACTCAGCAAAGGGAACGCAGCCAACGTCGGCAGCCTTCCAGGCGGTGACGACATGCCACTGCCAGAGTTTTTCAAAAACGATCCTCGCTTCCGCGACATGCTTAAAGCACCGCGCCAGCAGCGTGCACCCATGCAACGTGGGATGGGGAGTGGCTTTGTGATCGATGCCAGCGGGATCATCATGACCAATAACCATGTGGTCGATGGGGCCGACGAAGTGATCGTGACTTTGCAAAACGGCAAGGAATACGTCGCCAAGGATATCAAAACCGATCCTCGGACTGACGTGGCCATTCTGCGGATCGAAGGAGCCAAAGACCTGGTGGCACTTCCTTTAGGTGACAGCGACTCGGCACAGCCGGGCGACTGGGTGATGGCGATTGGTTCTCCCTTTGGGCTCGATACCAGCGTGACAGCCGGGATTGTCAGTGGTAAAGGCCGTGGGATGGGGATTACCGAACGCGAAGACTTCATTCAGACCGATGCCGCTGTGAACCCTGGCAATAGTGGCGGGCCGCTGATCAATCTGCGTGGTGAAGTGATCGGCATCAATACCGCGATCTCGTCCCGCAGTGGCGGTTACGATGGCGTGAGCTTCTCGATTCCGATCAATATGGCGCAGTGGGTCAGCAAGCAACTGGTGGCCAGCGGGCAGGTCAAGCGGGCTTATCTGGGAACATCGATTGCCCCTGTGGCCGAATCGATTGCACTCAAGCTGGGTGCCAATGCGGGTGAAGGTGTTGTGATCCAGATGGTTCGCCCCGATTCACCTGCTGCCAAAGCGGGTCTGGAGCCAGGCGACGTGGTGATCTCGGTTAATGGTGTGAAGGTGAACGATCCACGTTCCTTGCAGTCGGCTGTCGAACGGCTCGATATCGGCAAGTCCTACCCGATTGTCGCTAAGCGGCAAGGTAAGGACCTCAACCTGAGTGTTGTAGCCGAAGAAATGCCCAGCGATTTTTCACGCTCGCAACTGGCTCAGTCGGGCAAGCCCAAGAGCCAGTCGCTGGACAACCTCGGGATGTCGATTGACCGGTTGACCCCATCGATTGCTCGTCAACTGGGTGTGACGGGTGAAGGTGTGGTCGTCACAGAAGTGGCGGGTGATTCTGCCGCTGAAGCTGCCGGTGTGAAGGTGGGTGACGTGATTGAAAAGATTGGCGACAAAGTGGTGGCTCAGCCCGAAGATGTGAAAGCGGCTCTGGCCAATGTCGATCTGAAAGAAGGGGTCATCCTGCACCTGCGAAATGCTGAAGGCAAGCGATTTGTGATTCTCAAGAGTGTCGATGAATAG
- a CDS encoding (Fe-S)-binding protein, with the protein MPRVGLFIPCYIDQIYPDVGLATCDVLERFGCEVEFPKDQTCCGQPMANTGCTVDAIPVAKKFIELFASYDHIVCPSGSCVAMIRSHYEHLLHDEIEAGRVDRAKFKHVEKNTLELVEFLVDVLKVESLDVPFPHKVGLHQSCHGLRELRLGQCSELVSPAYSKAEQLLKTMPGLQLVGLKRVDECCGFGGTFAINEEAVSCMMGNDRIHDHEEAGTEVMTAGDMSCLMHLQGLLVRQKKPIKIMHLAQIFAGRAVT; encoded by the coding sequence ATGCCCCGTGTTGGTTTGTTCATCCCCTGTTATATCGATCAGATCTACCCTGATGTCGGCCTCGCCACCTGCGATGTGCTGGAGCGGTTTGGCTGCGAAGTCGAATTCCCCAAAGACCAGACCTGCTGCGGCCAGCCCATGGCCAACACCGGCTGTACTGTCGACGCCATCCCGGTCGCCAAAAAATTCATCGAGCTCTTCGCCAGCTACGACCACATTGTTTGTCCTTCGGGAAGCTGTGTGGCCATGATTCGCAGTCACTACGAACATCTCCTGCACGATGAAATTGAAGCGGGCCGGGTTGATCGAGCCAAATTCAAGCACGTGGAAAAAAACACACTCGAACTCGTCGAATTTCTGGTCGATGTCCTCAAAGTCGAGTCGCTGGATGTTCCGTTCCCTCACAAGGTCGGCCTGCATCAAAGCTGTCATGGACTCCGCGAATTAAGGCTCGGCCAGTGCAGTGAACTGGTCTCACCTGCTTACAGCAAAGCCGAACAACTCCTCAAAACCATGCCCGGGCTGCAACTGGTGGGACTGAAGCGGGTCGATGAATGCTGCGGCTTTGGCGGAACGTTTGCCATTAACGAAGAGGCCGTCTCGTGCATGATGGGAAATGACCGGATTCACGACCACGAAGAGGCTGGAACCGAAGTGATGACCGCTGGCGATATGTCGTGCCTGATGCATTTACAGGGACTGCTGGTGCGCCAGAAAAAGCCGATCAAGATCATGCATCTCGCTCAGATTTTTGCTGGTCGTGCCGTGACATGA
- a CDS encoding lactate utilization protein B — protein MIAAKHDHPTNAQKFTDNEPRAHWHDQAIWFVRSKRDKAAWTLPEWELLRERASQIKTHMLSNLAGYLEQFEAEATQRGAVVHWAKDAAEHNEIVLSLLQKHGVKKVVKSKSMLTEECHLNPFLERHGLEVVDTDLGEWIVQLLHEPPSHIVMPAIHIKREEVGELFHEHLGTEKGATDPPYLVNAARVELRQKFLGAEAGITGVNFAIAETGGFVVCTNEGNCDLGVSLPKLHIACMGMEKIIPRAADLSVFLRLLARSATGQPITTYSSHFHGPMEGGELHIVIVDNGRSKILGTPEFRRSLHCIRCGACMNTCPVYRRSGGHSYETTVPGPIGSILAPSRDPAQHSTLPFACSLCGSCSDVCPVKIDLHLQLLTWRKQIAALGLLPFDKRWGMWFAGKLFSHPRLYEFMGKVGRKLWPWLPRFMVYNGLNKWGKQRELPPMPKKSFRELYAERQRQKKS, from the coding sequence ATGATTGCTGCCAAGCACGATCACCCGACCAACGCCCAGAAGTTCACCGATAATGAGCCGCGTGCCCACTGGCACGATCAGGCGATCTGGTTTGTGCGCTCCAAGCGGGATAAAGCCGCCTGGACATTGCCGGAATGGGAGCTGCTGCGCGAACGGGCTTCACAAATCAAAACACACATGCTCTCGAACCTCGCGGGATATCTCGAACAGTTCGAAGCTGAAGCCACCCAGCGCGGGGCCGTCGTGCATTGGGCGAAAGATGCCGCCGAGCATAACGAGATTGTCTTAAGCCTCTTGCAGAAGCACGGCGTCAAAAAAGTCGTGAAGAGCAAATCGATGCTCACGGAAGAGTGCCATCTCAATCCGTTTCTCGAGCGACATGGCCTCGAAGTGGTCGATACCGATCTGGGTGAATGGATTGTCCAGCTTCTGCATGAACCTCCCAGCCATATCGTCATGCCCGCCATTCACATCAAGCGCGAAGAAGTGGGCGAGCTGTTCCATGAACATCTGGGAACGGAAAAGGGAGCCACCGATCCTCCTTACCTCGTGAATGCAGCCCGTGTCGAATTACGGCAGAAGTTCCTCGGGGCGGAAGCGGGGATCACGGGGGTGAACTTCGCGATTGCCGAGACAGGCGGCTTTGTCGTCTGCACCAATGAAGGGAACTGCGATTTAGGAGTTTCGCTGCCAAAGCTGCACATTGCCTGCATGGGGATGGAAAAGATCATTCCGAGGGCAGCCGATCTGTCTGTCTTCCTCCGTTTGCTGGCACGCTCAGCCACCGGGCAGCCGATTACGACCTACTCGTCCCATTTCCATGGCCCGATGGAAGGTGGAGAACTGCATATTGTGATCGTCGATAATGGCCGCAGCAAAATTCTCGGGACGCCCGAGTTTCGCAGGTCGCTGCACTGCATTCGCTGTGGTGCCTGCATGAATACCTGCCCGGTCTATCGTCGCAGTGGCGGGCACAGCTACGAAACCACAGTTCCCGGCCCGATTGGCTCGATTCTGGCCCCTTCGCGCGACCCGGCTCAACACAGCACGTTACCATTTGCCTGCAGCTTGTGCGGCTCGTGCAGCGATGTCTGCCCCGTCAAGATTGATCTGCATCTGCAGCTGCTCACCTGGCGGAAGCAGATTGCCGCACTGGGACTTCTCCCCTTTGACAAACGCTGGGGCATGTGGTTTGCCGGCAAGCTCTTCAGTCACCCGCGGTTGTACGAGTTCATGGGCAAAGTCGGCCGAAAGCTCTGGCCCTGGCTCCCCAGATTCATGGTCTACAACGGCCTCAACAAATGGGGCAAACAACGCGAACTCCCCCCCATGCCGAAGAAGTCATTCCGGGAGTTGTATGCTGAGAGACAGCGACAAAAGAAGTCGTAA
- a CDS encoding sugar phosphate isomerase/epimerase family protein, with protein sequence MPEPTVILSAFADEAANTKSAVEQFSSLSALGLSYYSPRFVDVAGTGQVQHVTELDKAQLKQLATLQTQYGMKVCSIGSRLGKVKLFDQEDGSHNRYVAPKKYLETEVAATIRAAEALGAKIIRGFSFYHPRGEDALKYIQPAADALGPIVDACAKAGLVYGLEVEANLVGQNGRTLAAIAKAVKKPNLICIFDGGNLSSQNLPPEACFAEYLAMRDVYGYMHIKDYKIDPKLQWNGVVDEERLKNFVPADVGDSGHERILRDLKEVLPRIEKKMQKLGLPGTFLELEPHLKGGGQFGGFSGPDGMGVAVRALCRQLDYVGINYRLRDFLDIRAARGF encoded by the coding sequence ATGCCTGAACCTACTGTGATTCTCTCTGCCTTTGCAGATGAAGCGGCGAACACCAAGTCGGCCGTCGAGCAGTTTTCATCCCTTTCCGCGTTAGGGCTGTCTTACTACAGCCCCCGGTTTGTCGATGTCGCGGGCACGGGGCAGGTGCAGCATGTCACCGAACTCGATAAGGCGCAACTTAAGCAACTGGCGACCTTGCAGACGCAGTACGGCATGAAGGTCTGCAGCATTGGTTCGAGGCTCGGGAAGGTTAAACTTTTCGATCAGGAAGATGGCTCTCATAACCGGTATGTCGCTCCCAAGAAGTACTTGGAAACGGAAGTCGCCGCCACGATCCGCGCTGCCGAAGCTCTGGGTGCGAAGATCATTCGCGGATTCTCGTTCTATCACCCGCGTGGTGAAGACGCTCTGAAGTACATTCAACCCGCAGCCGACGCCCTGGGCCCCATTGTCGATGCCTGTGCCAAAGCCGGCCTCGTTTACGGCCTCGAAGTCGAAGCTAATCTCGTGGGTCAGAATGGACGAACTCTCGCTGCGATTGCCAAAGCGGTCAAGAAGCCCAATCTCATCTGCATCTTTGATGGCGGGAATCTCTCCAGCCAGAATCTGCCACCCGAAGCCTGCTTTGCCGAATACCTCGCCATGCGCGACGTCTATGGCTACATGCACATCAAGGATTACAAGATTGATCCGAAGCTGCAGTGGAATGGCGTTGTCGATGAAGAGCGGCTCAAAAACTTCGTCCCTGCCGATGTCGGCGATTCGGGCCACGAACGCATTCTTCGCGATCTTAAGGAAGTTCTTCCGAGGATCGAAAAGAAGATGCAGAAACTTGGCCTGCCGGGAACATTTCTTGAGCTCGAACCGCACTTAAAAGGTGGCGGTCAGTTCGGTGGCTTCAGTGGCCCGGATGGCATGGGTGTCGCAGTGCGGGCTCTCTGCCGGCAACTTGATTATGTGGGCATCAACTACCGCCTGCGGGATTTCCTCGACATCCGCGCTGCCCGCGGCTTCTAA